From a single Thermovirga sp. genomic region:
- the modB gene encoding molybdate ABC transporter permease subunit, translating into MERALLISLKVLVIDVPLLALLGGGLGWLLARKVFHGREALSLLVQLPIILPPSVLGLYLLLVLGRIDFFREAGFLFAFPAAVLGALLPSLPIMVQASRAAFAGVDRELEEAALTLGRGPGEVFLRITLPLARRTLLVGLALSSARALGDFGVTLMVAGNIPGRTQTLPLYIYGQVESLNFAKAHFAALLLVAVGIVSLYAVRKLEADGHENLS; encoded by the coding sequence ATGGAACGGGCCCTCCTTATCAGCCTGAAAGTGCTGGTCATCGATGTCCCCCTGCTGGCCCTGCTCGGGGGGGGCCTGGGGTGGCTTTTGGCAAGGAAGGTGTTCCATGGACGGGAAGCGCTTTCCCTCCTGGTTCAACTTCCGATAATCCTGCCGCCCTCGGTGCTGGGGCTCTACCTTCTCCTCGTTCTGGGGCGGATTGATTTTTTCCGGGAGGCGGGATTCCTCTTCGCTTTCCCGGCGGCTGTTCTTGGAGCGCTTTTGCCGTCGTTGCCGATCATGGTACAGGCATCGAGGGCGGCCTTCGCCGGGGTGGACAGGGAGTTGGAGGAGGCGGCCCTGACCCTGGGCAGGGGGCCCGGGGAGGTTTTCCTCCGTATCACCCTCCCCTTGGCCAGGAGGACTCTACTGGTAGGGCTGGCCCTTTCCTCCGCCAGGGCCCTCGGCGATTTCGGGGTCACCCTTATGGTGGCGGGCAACATCCCGGGGAGGACCCAGACATTGCCTCTTTATATCTACGGCCAGGTAGAATCCCTCAACTTCGCCAAGGCTCACTTCGCAGCCCTCCTCCTGGTGGCCGTCGGTATTGTCAGCCTTTACGCCGT